The DNA sequence tttgagttttaatgataaagacaaaataaagggtaaagtgaatagtaccatgattgactttttagtgtaaaaatgtggtttttcgttaaagtgaacagtaccgggtgtttttcgttaaagttcccgtCCTAGTCATCAGacctaaataaaaaataactaaaaattggATTAATTCTAATGTTGGGCCATAAAATTGGATCTATTTCAAGTTATCCCATTTTTTTCCCCATTTACTAATTTGAATCACCTCTAATGTGGCCCCATAGTATTATAACATGTGTATTCCAAAACTTTATCCCAATACACATGTCTTCTTGTTATTGGACCTGTCAGAGGTAAGTAAATTTTAGTATTCACGAGTGAGTACTCTAGTATTGTCATTTACTAAATAGACTTGAACTAGTGAACTAGGTCGGAATGAACCGGTTGATTCGGCTTAAGGTTAGATCGGTTCAGCCCTTGGTTTtgccatttctctctctttctttttagaCATCTCACAAATTGTACAAACCGGTTGCACATGAATCCATCCATTCTCCATTCCGATCCAAACCTGAATCAATGTGGTTGTATTATTTCGTACCCACCTCTATTGACCTGCAGAGAAATTTTGGTTGAAATTCAATGTTTGCGTTAGAGAAAGCGAGAGATGGGGAGGAGGGAATAATTAGTAGGTGGCTTGAGAGTTGAGGCCAAGAAGAATATGGCAAATGCAATAAAAGAGGGGATAAGAAAATGGCAAAAATAACTAGGAGAGGATGATAAAAGTCCAAACAACAAGATTTTATGATCTGTTCAAAACACGGGATGATATAAGATGACGTATCAATCCATATTTCAGGCACACTAaaatcacaaaacaaaaccacttatcttcaactttgaaatacGTTGAGGTAAAATTTTGTTATCTACCGGTGCATATTATGCGCAAAATATAGTGTCAAAAGTTCAGTTTTaatcttcaccaaaaaaaataattgagtTTTAACCGTGCTCTGAAATTAAATTTACCAATACGGCCCTGCAAAGTTATTTGACCATGACTAATAATTCAGTTGTATTGTAACCATACCAAGTACCGTTGAAAAGCTTTAAATGATATTTGCTACCTCAAAGTCCCATCTGAATTTCTAACATATAAGTGACAATTCTTGTACGCCAGTCGTACCTTTCCTATCAATGCACCCAAGACAATGATTGTTGGTAAAAGAACAGCATTTCTATTACCACTCTGGTTAGTCGATCAATCGAACAATATCTTTGAAAATCCTGTAAGAATACGAGTATGATTCTTACAAATCTTTGAGGATAATTGATATTATAAAGAAGTCTGAATCATGTTGACAAAAGTTCATCCAATTATATTAGTATATTAAGGACTCTTCTTATGTTTGCTCGTTCGTAGGACTCATACTGATATAAGAAATATGCAATCTTGTATTCCTTGTAGGATTATTATATGGCAATTCAGGACTTGTAGTATAAAGCCACAAGCCCCTGCTCTCACAAAACACGCTCTTGTTGATCCAATTACCTATAACTTGGAGAGCATTGAGTTTTGCAGAGAGAAGAAGGTTGTGTGCAGGTTTTCATGGCTTCTTCATCCATGAACATGTCTACAGGTATGTGCTGGTATATTACATACATAATTTAAGGATTGTGATTTAGTTGATTAATCATTGTGTTCTTGGCTATCGTATTAAtcttttaagtctagtttattCTTACAAATCCAGCATAATAATCGCaaactcttttaatttttatttgttgtcGTTTGACTTATTCAATTTGATAgtgaaaaataagaagaaataagTAAGATGAGAAAAATGTGTACCGTTGTTATTTTCCTTTCGTAATGCATAATCCGAGTTCTTTGCAATTAATCATATGTTTAAATAATTGTCTAcatttgaaaaacattgattaagttttgtttaataataGCGTAATGCATGTCCTAGCATGGAACTTGGCGGGTTAGGCAATCTGTGTCTTCATCCATCtatctgttttcttttccagTTTTCATGGGTCCTTAACCAGTTTTATTCAACAGTTTGGCACTGTTTTTATCTAATCAATTTCTTGGTTTCCTTTCATTTCTTCTCAAAAGGACCCCATTAACTTTGGTCGATGCCCAAAAGACACAGCTCTTGCTTTCTTCAATTGGCAATGAGTTAATAATGCCATAATCTCCTAGATCTCATTTTCAAAGAAAATTGTAGTCACACACAGTTCAATATTAATCCAATTGTCGAGAAGAAATACAACAAAAACTAAATAATCACGTACCATTTAATTAAGATCAAGTGCCATATAGATTATAGAGtataaataaatgtctatttatacttaaaaaataaataattggaTTGGAATGTGGAATACATAAAATaagtcttttaaaatttattgaacataataaaatgcaaaataaaaattatctattttatatCTTAAGTAAGAGCAACGACTCATGTGAGCTAAACGGACGCCCAAACAGGTCTAACAACATTTAtataattttcaaatgtttaaagaTTAACTGGGATAGTGATCAGCTGCCCAGCACCGAACAATAGATATGCCCCAACTAAAACATTGTCACATTTTCATCACAAGCCCCAACTCCCAAGTGATTTATGAGGACAATTGTGTCTTCAAGAAGCTCACAAGATTGCATCAAATTTGGCACCTAATTTAGTAATTTACAGTActaattaacaattaattagGACATACGTACGACGGTACGAGAAAGTTATTACTTATACACCCAAATATTGGTCTCCAGCACCGCCGCGGGATTCCCGGCCGGTCTTCTCCTCCGCAATCCCATACACGTTTCCATATTTAATCCCCCAAATTCCATCTCACATATTACATACATATTCTTTACTGTTTACTATTTACTATTTACCATATAATTGGAGAGTGTAGTTCACCGTTCACCTCCCCGCGTGGTAAAAACTCAGAatttgcctctctctctctctctctcatgctcGAGTGTGGTACTTGGCTCACAATCCCTCCCTAGGATTTGTTTGCATAATAACAGAGACGCTCTGCAAAGCGCGTGCGGCCCttgttttcacttttaatttgttttgttttgagactCTCACAGCGTCACCGACATGCTGATTTCTAACGTGATGCATCGGTAATCAGACACTTGCGCATACATTTGCAGCAAGTGCAGGAGCAGCGCATCAGTAATTAACTTTCTTGACCCTAACGATGGCCAAATTAGTGACAAAGCCCTTATTTACAGTGTATATTATACACCTGTCGTATAATATACTATCGCGAGTATTTTTACGTCGAACACTAACGTACTCAAATACAACATAACATATATTGAGTAGTTTCACTACTAATTGAATCGAAGTCTATGTATAGAATTTCACATATGCTTGATTATGCATGTTATTAAATTCAAAACAATATCAATGTTAATCTACCCATGTTTGATATCAGAGGGAGTTTGATCTACTAGACTGAGGAGTCGGGCACTAATAGCCTGACCTTGCGCCTGAGGCCATGTGACGTTAGGGTGACACCACCtatgttataattttttttgcacCAGGCGCGTGTGCTTCATGTGTGCGTGATGGCTAGTATTCCAACAAAATGCAAGCTGCAAGGTACTTTTTACTATTAATTATATATCATTTTGTAAAAAAGCCATAAATTATTGAACTGTGTAAGtgaattaataaaaaatggacTAGAATTCTCTCATCTCTTAATCTCTTTTCCCTTCAGTCTCCTCTTGCTTTGAACGGTTAAAATTAAGCcatatcaatttttttataaagagacACAAAAAAAGTGTGagagaagaggaaaaaaattaaggaaattaaagagagaagagaatcATCTCCATAAAAGATAGCAtccatgaatcatgatgattaGTAGTAgatcctgttttttttttttttaaggataaaataaatggagttttaacgaaacactcttGTACAGTTTATTtgtaacgaaaaatcacatttttacatttttctgaTCCTATTCACTAcatttttatttatcatttttcattaaaactataacttttttggatttttcattagttttcttaaattttaaaaaatagagtTATAAGGTAAAATACAGAGAGCTGAGACATGGACTGCTGCTATTTCCTCTTCACGTGGACCACTGTGGGCGTATAGTAGCTAGGCTCCATTTCTATctgcccctctctctctcccctcagtcctgtctctctcctctctttccttctctctctgttCTACATAGAATAGCCGTCAATCCGTTGCTCATAAGTCACAGCCTCGAAAGACAGAGAGACAGAcagtgagagaaagagaaagagaaagatatAAAATTCAGAACTTGGCATTTTAACGGTCAAACATTAGCTTAAACAGCTCATTAAGgcagaaagaggagagagggagagagagctttggTGAGAGCTTTGGTGATTCATGTAGCTGGACATATATTCCGGCAATGTCGTTCGCCGGTTGCTGGAGGCTTCTGCATTCTTCCCTGCTGGTGATTCTGGTCGTTTCGGCGTTACAGATTTGGGTCTGCTGCGATTGCAGGGCAGGGGCAATACGGGTATTCCCAGGAAATACAGATAATGTCATATCAAAGGTGCAGGTGGAAGCAGAGAGGAACACGATGGAGAAGAAGAGCAAGATAAGCACAGAAGCCCTGTTCCAAAAGTACTTCGGCGGAAGCACTTCCAGTTCCAACTTCaacaaaacagaaaaaggaTATGAAGAATCCAAAAGAAGAGTGCCCAGTTGCCCAGATAAACTCCACAACTAGTCAAATTATTCAAATTGCCTTTTTTCTTAGGAAATATTTCTtgaattaaaaccaaaataccCACGTTTTTCTCATATCGTTTGTCAAGTTCTATTCATTATGTTTTGGTAATTCATGAAGTGAGAAAACCGGGGGTATTTTGGATTAATGGGTAATTAATCTAGTTTTATAATTTCTTGAGATTGATGGATCATGAATCAAGATTTGTACAGAAAAGTTGAGAAATTTGTACGAGCATTTCTTTGATACATAGTGATGTGATAGAATCTCCTTACGTTTGTACTAGTTTTTCATGATCCTAAACATCTTTTGATCTTTTAGCTTTGCTTTTGAGATATTCAGAAGATCGAATATATATCGTCATCAGAGAAAGAGTGTTGGCAGACCATAAATATTTTTGCAAAATTACAAAACAGAGAGATTCTTCGCTTTCCAACACAACAATACATACGCATTTTCTACTCTCTTGTTTTTTCAACATTTGCAAGGAATATTTTTCCTACAAGTTTCTTATCACCACTTAATTCCCTGAAACTTGATTTTTGCTTCGCTTTCCATGACTCATAAGTCTGTAAACCACCTACGTGGCATGAGCGGAGCCCACTAACTTGATGACTTGTTTCCCACATGTCTTCCTATATGCCACCTCATCTCCCTCCCCCAAAAGAGTCCAGCCACTTCCACAGTTAGATTAGAGTCGAGTTCCTAGAAGCATaacaaaaactttgaatttCTTAACCGTTTGATCTTTTTTATTGTATCTTCGACTAATGATCTAACGTTAGGCTTCGAAGCAAATCCCTGAAACGTTAGATCTTCTTTATTAAATCTCGATCGATCGATGGATCAGTGTATTATTATTCTGACATGATTGAATGAGTCTGTGAGTTTGTTTGCCTTTTctgatgaaaaaccataaaTAAATGTTATAGTCTCTGGGTTTGGCGTATCTGGTAAGGTCTTCCTCCGCTATCCTGTATAGGGTTTCGTTGCcgtcttatttcttaaattggtAAAGAAGTTTGATTCTTCCATCACTATCCTCTCCTCCTTAAGAAAGCTTAAAGCTATTTAACCAGCAATCAACTTTAAATCGTAACATCGGTCTCACTTTCTAATCAAGGTGTCTGAATAGTTGCTGGACCTGGCCACATATTTTAAGGCCATCGAGGGCCTGAGCCGTTGACTCTTttttacttgtttttttttaacaataaaaattatttatttagacTCAAAAACCCAACAAGTCCGGCTTTTCTACATCACATCTCGCCATGGCTTTTTAGCTTTTTCAGAAAGCGGTTTTTGGAGGTTGAAAGCCATGATGGAGAAGTGCTTTTGATCAGTTAATTAACTAGGGTTTTGAGTGGGATTTGCAAACAtgtgaaaaacacaaaacaggAGAGATGTATATTCAAATGATCATTAAACTGTGAAAAAAGGGTATAGTAATGTTGGATGGTCTTTAGCGTTTGTAAAGTAGCGTAACACAGAAAGTTTGTGATTTTCTTGTAAAAGTACTTTTGTCTGGTTGCATAAGAAGTGCATGCAGACAAACATTATGCAGAGTAATAATTTTGATGATATTAATTCTTCGATTTTATGGTGCATGTTGTTTGGATATGGATATGATCAAGTtaacaagcaaaacaaaagagcCCTCGTATTCTGGTATTTTGGTTGTtttaggaggaggaggaggagggtggAGGAGGAGACTGAAACTctgagagagaggaagggcGGCAGAGAAACCGATGTGAGAAACGCCACGACTTATGCGGCGAAGGATGTTAAAACTTTAGATTCGTTTGTCTGCTAGCTTTTGGATGtggaatataatatatatatatatatatatatatatatatatatgtttttttttttaccctccaccttcatcatcatcatcatttcttcatcaacacAATTTAGCTTCTCGATGCAATATTCAATGACACTACTATTTATATTTAGCGAGTTTTAACGAGAAGCtcatgatactatttactttaacgaaaaattacatttttagattaaaaagtcaaacatgatactattcactttatcctttattttgtccttatcgttaaaactcaaagtttttagatcattttcattaattttccttcatATGGGAG is a window from the Malus domestica chromosome 16, GDT2T_hap1 genome containing:
- the LOC103402702 gene encoding CLAVATA3/ESR (CLE)-related protein 43: MSFAGCWRLLHSSLLVILVVSALQIWVCCDCRAGAIRVFPGNTDNVISKVQVEAERNTMEKKSKISTEALFQKYFGGSTSSSNFNKTEKGYEESKRRVPSCPDKLHN